TCAAGTCACTCCCCGGCGGCAAGGAGCCCCACGGCCTCACGGTCTGGCCGCAGCCCGGCCGCTATTCGCTGGGCCACACCGGCAACATGCGCTAGCGGTGCGTCTTACCCGGTAACCGGGTGCCGTCGAGGTTCCAGCCGGTCCGGGCGTGCACGACAAGTCTCTTCGGGGACGCGCCGTTGCGGGTCACCCTCCCGGGGACCCCAGAGGGCATACCGCTTGCTCGGGAAGGGGAGCATGACGTCTCTTCTCACCAGGATCGGCGCCGGTGTCGTGGGCGGGCTTTACGGTGGGGCGGCCATGACGATTCTGCGGCTGTCGGCCCGGCGTGCCGGGGTCATCGACAAGATGGTGCCCGAGCTGATCGAGGAATGGCTGTTGCGCGAGCCGCCGGGCGGGAGCGAGGCCCAGCGGGCCCGCCGGAATGTCGCCCATCAAGCCCTGCATCTGGCGTACGGCGCCGCCTGGGGCGCGCTGGCCGCGCCCGTCCTCGAGAGGCCGCCGAGGAAGAGCTTTCTCTGGGGCGCGGGGCTCGGCGCCGCACTCTGGGGGATCGGCATGATGGCCCTCTTGCCCAAGCATCGCGCGTCCGGCCCGGCGGGCTGGCGAGCCACGGGCCCCGCGCAGATGGTCAACGTCCTCGCGCATCTGCTCTACGGCCTCAGCGTGCAGCTGGCGGCCCGCGAAGTCTGGACCGAAACCCGGGGCGAGCGGCCGCCGCGAGTGGGCTGAGCCTACGCGCGGGGCAGGCCGAATACGTGTGCCCTTCGCGGCTGGCTGCGCAGAGTCTTGCCGGGCGGGAACGGGCTATACCGATCAGTGCGCGGCACGCGTCGTCGCGTGTTGCGTCATCGCGTATTCGGTTGGGATCCGGACGCGAGATGTCCTAAACTCCGGCAGGTGAATCGCCGCCGGCTCCTCTCTTCGATCGCGTTCGCGCTGACTCTCGGCGTCGGTCTCGCGGGATGCGGCGCGTCCATCGCATCGCCGTCCACCGCGTCGTCTTCCTCCCCACCGTCGAAGCTCGTCGCCTCCGCTGACGTTCCCCTCGCGTCCCCCTTGCCTGGGTCCACCGCGCCCGTGTGGCACGTGGGCGATCAGTGGGCCTTCCACTGGGAGAGTCCGGACGGAGGGGGCGACTACACCTGGACGGTGGACCGGCTCGAGCGTGTCGATGGCGTCGAGCACTACGTCGTCCGATCGGGGCCGCGCGAGATCTACTTCCGCGCGACGGATCTCGCCACCTCGCTCGAGACCCTCTCCGGTCGCGTGGAACGGCGCAACGTCCCCCCGCGTATCGGCTTCTCCTGGCCGCTGAGCCCGGGCGCGATGTGGCGCCAGCGGTATCTCGAGGAGGGAGACGGGCGTAGCCCCGCCGAGCGCGCCATCGACTGGAGAGTGGAAGGCGAGGAGGAGGTGCGGGTCGAAGGGGGCGCGTTCCGGGCGCTGCACATCGTCGCGCGCTTCTATCCCACGCCGGACCGTGTGTACGAGATGTGGTACGCGCCGGCCGTCAAGCAGTGGGTGCGCCTGAAGGAATTCTTTCCCGCCGGCGTGCGCGAGCGCGAGTTGACCGACTTCGCCCTGCGCTAGGCGGGCAGCGTCACGTAGGGGTAGCGGCGCAGCGCAGCGTAGACCTCGCGCATCATGGCGTCGAGCGCGGTCTGGGATCGGGCCTCGAAGCGCAGGGTGAGGTAAGGATTGGTGTTGGACGCGCGCACGAGGCCCCAGCCCTCTGGGAAGATGATCCGCACCCCGTCGATCTCCACCGTCTCGTAGCGCGCGCGGAATTCGCGGGCCAGCTCCTCCACCAGGGGAAACTTCCGGTCGTCCGCGCACGGCGCCTTGAGCTCGGGCGTGGCGACCAGATGCGGCAACGTGTCGAAGTGCGCGGAGACGGGCCGGCCGTCGCGCGCCACCAGCTCGAGGAGCTTGCACGAGGCGAGGATCCCGTCGTCCACGCCATACCAGTTCTCGCCGAAGAACATGTGGCCCGACACTTCCCCGCCGAGGAGGATTCCATCCTCGCGCATCTTGCGCTTGAGATGGGAGTGGCCGGTCTTCCACATAATCGGCCGTCCGCCGTGCGCGCGGATGTCGTCCACGAGAATCTGCGAGCACTTCACGTCGAACACCACCGGCGCGCCGGGGTGGCGGCGCAGGAGATCGCGGGCAAGGAGGGCCAGGATGAGATCGGCCTCGTGGCGCCGGCCGCGCTCGTCGATCACGCCCACGCGGTCGGCGTCGCCGTCGTACGCGATGCCCACGTCGGCCCGGATCTCGCGCACCCGCGCCACCAGGTCGTGGACGTTCTCCTCCATCTCGGGGTCGGGGAGATGGTTGGGGAAGCTCCCGTCCGAGTCGCAGTAGAGCGCGTCGACCTCGCAGCCCAGGCGGCGCAGGAGCTCGGGGGCGAAACTGCCCGCGATGCCGTTGCCCGCATCCACCACGACCTTGAGGGGCCGGGCGAGCCGCACGCGGGTGGTGATGGCGTGGAAATAGTCCTCGCGGGGATCGCGGGGGATTCGCCGGCCCTGCCCGGTGGCGAAGTCGCCCGAGCGGATCGTGGCGAGCAGCCCCTGGATCTCGTCCTCCGTGAGGGGCGCCGCCCCGGCGTGCACCATCTTCACGCCGTTGTCCGTCACCGGATTGTGGCTTCCGGTGACGGTGGCGCCCCCGTCGAGCGTCCAGTGCGCGGTGGCGAAGTACATCAGCGGAGTGTGGTTGAGCCCGAGGTCCACGACGTCCACGCCCGCGGCGAGCACCCCCGCCGCGAACGCCTCTTTGAGCGGCGGCGAGGAGAGCCGGTTGTCCATGCCCAGCGCGACAGTACGGCCGCCGCGCCGCCGCACGAGCGTGGCGTAGGCGCGGCCGATGGGCTCGAACACGTCCGGCCGGATGTCCACGCCCACCTTGCCGCGCACGTCGTAGGCGCGGAAGATGAACGGGTTCAGCTCGGTCACGAGCTAGATGACCGCGACCGCTTCGACCTCGATCAGCCACTCCGGCTGCGCGAGGGCCGCGACGGCGACCAGCGTGGAGGCCAGCGTCTTCTTCCCGAAGAATTCCTCCCGGATCGGGACGAGGTCCGCGCGGTGCCGGATGTCGGTGAGGTAGGTGTTGATCTTGACCACGTTGGCGAGCGTGCCGCCGCCCGCTTCCACCTGCGCCTTGAGCGCCTGGAACACCGCCCGCGCCTGCGCGGCGAAGTCGCCGCGATGCGCGGGCTTGCCCCCTGCGTCGTAGGCGACCTGGCCGGCGATGAAGAGGATGGTCTGGGCGCCGGTAACCTTCACCGCCTGCGTGTAGGTCGGCGGGTTGAAGACGGTGGGGGCGCAGTAGGGCTCGATCGTGGTGGGCATGAGCGGCTCCTCGTGAAGAATGATCGTGCTATCGTTCCCCTACGCTAGAAGGCCGGCACGCGCGAGTCAACCCCAAACCCGCTCCGGAGACGCGATGCCCAAGGAGTTCGTGCTCGTGCACGGCGCCAGTCACGGCGCCTGGTGCTGGGACGACGTGGCGGTGGTGTTGCGACGCGCCGGGCATCGCGTGATCACGCTCGACCTGCCCGGGCACGGTCGCCGGGCCGCCGAGGCAGGGCGCGCGAGCATGGAAGCGTACGGCCGCGCCGTCGCCGACGTCATGGCGCGCGAGGGCGTGTCGCGCAGCATCCTCGTCGGACACTCCATGGGCGGGCCGGTGATACAGAAGGCGGCGGAGATGGCGACCGGACGCATCGCCCATCTCGTGTTTCTCGCCGCGGTGGTGCTGCCGAGCGGCGGCAGCCTCGAGTGCGTGCACCTCACGCCGGTGGGCCGCGCGCTCATGCACGGGCTGGCCGCCGCTCGCGGCGACGGCACCTTCGCGTATCCCGCGGAGACCGCGTGGGCCCGCTGGATGGGCGATCTCCCGCGGAGCCATCCCACCGTTGCGCGCGCGCTCGCCTCGCTCACGCCGCAGCCCTTGCGCCCTTTCGTGGAGCGCATCGATTATTCGGTCTTCGAGCGCCTCCCCGTGCCTCGCACGTACCTGCGCTGCCTCGGCGATCTCGCCGTGGTCCCGGCCCGCGCGGCCGCCTACGCGGCGCGGCTCGGCGTGAGCCCCCTGGACATGAAGACCGCGCACGATCCGATGCTCTCGGCGCCCGAGGCGCTGGCGCGGCTGCTCGAGAAGATTCCGGCGTGACGGGAGGCGCCGGGGGCGCGTCAGCCGTGGCGGGCGGCGGCGAGACGCAGAATCATCCCGCGCAGGCTCTCGGCGTGCGTGTCGGCGATCTTGACGAAGCGGACGCCCACGAACCCGCCGCGCTGGGCCCGTGCCTCGCCCACGTCCACGTCGACGGGTGGCCCGCCCTCCGGCGACATCTGGAGCAGCAGCAGCGCGCCTACCGGCACCATCGCCCTGGTCTCGATCGCGCAGCCGGCGGTGGAGATGTCGCGGATCATGCCCTCGCCCTGGCCGCCGTTCTTCCAGCGGAACGTCACCGGGATCTGGCAGGGGACGCGGTCGAGGTCGCGGCGGTCGAGATGCACGCGGACATAGCGCTCGCGCCACCGGAAGCGGCGGAAGCGGCGCTGGCAGGCCTGACAGCGGAAGGGGTAGATGTAGGCGAGGCTCGCGAGCCGCTCGTAGAGTCCCTTGCGATGGGTGCGTCCGACCAGGCCGCTCCCGCAGCTGGGGCACGCGGGTGCCCTCACGGGGCCTGCCCGTGCGGCGTGTCGCGCTGGTGGCCGGTGAGGAACCGTCGGAGCCGCTCGTCGCCCTCGTGCTTCACGCCGACGAACTGGAGCGCGACCTTGCCCGACTGTATGGTGCGGACCACCGCGACCTCGACGCGGATGGGCCGCTCGCCGTGCGCGGGCTGGAGATCGAGGTCGAGGTGCTGGCCGGGCTGGATATCCGCCTGGGTCTCGAGCGCGAGGCCCCCGATGGAGAGATCCCGAACCCGTGCGGGCTGCCCGCCCTGCTCCAGCCAGAGCGTGGTCCAGAAGTCCACGGGGAGCCGCTCGTCCCGCCGGCGCTCGCGGCGGTAACGCACGTAGCGCTGCCCCCACTGGAACGCGTGGAATCGATGGAGGCAGTCACGGCAGCGAAACGGATAGACGTAGATGAGACTGGCGAGCCGCTCGAGCAGACCCTCGCGGGAGACGCGGTCGACTTCCTCGCTTCGACACCGGGGGCAATGAGGAACCGCCATGTCCGCGCGTGATCTCCGCGGGGCAGTGTGACGAGAGACGACGGCGAAGTCCAGCACAAAAACCGAGAAGGAGAGGCCATGGACGAGGCGCTGAAGGAGAAGACCCGCAAGACCGCGCAGATGCTCTTTCACTCCATCAAGGGGGGCGTGGGCTTCGACCTCTGGAAGCAGTTCGACCGTGACCTCGCGCGGGAGCTCTCCACCTTCTTCACGGGAAAGCTCTACAGCCGCGAGGTGATTTCCCAGAAGCAGCGCGAGCTCTGCGCGGTGGCGTCCCTCACCGTGCTCAATCGGGGCAACGAGCTGCGCGCGCACATCCACGCCGCGCTCAACGTGGGGGCGACCCGGCAGGAGGTGGCGGAGGTGATCTTCCAACAGGTCACCTATGGAGGTATGCCGGTCGTGGTGGAGGCCCTCGTCATCTGCAAGGCGGTGCTGGAGGAGCGCGGCGAATGGCAGCCGTAGCCGCCCCGCGCCACCCCACCGTGGTCGCTGCCGTGGAGGCCGCGCGGGCCGCCGGCGAGATCGCCATGCGGTACTACCGCGGCGGGTTCGAGGTGACGATCAAGCCCGACCAGACCCCGGTCACCCAGGCCGATCGGGAGGCCGAGGAGACCATCACCGCGCTCCTGCGCCGCGCCTTCCCCGACGTGGGCTTTCTCGGCGAGGAGTTCGGCCAGCAGGGCCCCACCGACCGGCGCTGGATCATCGATCCCATCGACGGCACCAAGAACTTCGTCCGTCATCTGCCGATCTGGGCGGTGCTCATCGCCCTCGAGGAGCACGGCGAGGTCACGACGGGCGTGGTACTGAACCCGGTGACCGGCGATCTCTTCTGGGCCCGCCGGGGCGAAGGCGCCTACGCCAACGGGCAGCGCCTGCGCGTGTCGGAATGCGCCGCGATGAAGGACGCCCTTCTCCTCCACTCGAGCCTGTCGCTGCTCCGCCGCACGCCCTACTGGCCGGGCTTCGTGCGGCTGATCGACGCCACCTCCCGCACGCGCGGCTTCGGCGACTACTACGGCTACTGCCTGGTCGCGGAGGGCAAAGGCGAGGTCTACGTCGAGGCGGACCTCAAGCCCTGGGACGTGGCGCCGATGAAGATCCTGGTTGAGGAGGCGGGCGGCCGGCTCACCGACTTCGCGGGCCGGCCCAACATCTATGACGGGACCGTGGTCGCGACCAACGGCCGCCTCCACGAGGAGACGCTACGCCTGCTGCGCCCTGCGCCCTAGGGCCCCCGGCTCAGCCCAGGAGGGCCCGGCGCCGGCGGAACTCGGCGATGGCGCGCTCCTCGGCGGGCCCGAGGCGATAGGCGAAGCTCGCCAGGTAGGTGATCACCTCCGCCTCGCTCCAGCCGGTGTCGCGGCGTCGTGCCGCGATCGCGGGCAGATCGGCGAGCCCGCGCGTCAGCGACGTGTCCAGCGCCGCCGCGAAGGCCGCGCGCTCGGCGGCGGGCAGCGCCCGCCGGATCCCCCAGCGTGCGAACACGCAGGGCAGCCCCGTCCACTCGGTCCACTCGGTGCCCAGGTCCACCACGTAGCTCCACCGGCGCGGGGCGGTCAGCTCGCGTATGGCGGCGTCGCCGATGAGGAGCATGGCGTCGCACGCGGGCCCGGGCGTGGTCCAGGTCCGCGGCGTGACGCGATAGCGCTGGGCGAGGAGGATGCGCAGGATCTCCACCGACGTGGCCGTCTCGGTGGTGACGCCCACGACCGCCCCCTCGAGCTCGCCGGGCCCGCGGTCCGAGAAGAGGAACACGCTGCGCGCAGCGCCGTTGGTCGCGATGCCGAAGGGCAGGCCGTCGAGCACGGACTCGAGCCGGAGGAAGTCGGCCAGGGACAGCGGCGCGGTGTCGGCCTCGCCGCGCTCGAGGGCCTCGCCGAGCTGCCGTGGCGGCAGGGCGAGGGTGGGGAAGCCGGCGAGGTGCGTGAAGAACGGCTCGCAGTTGAGATAGGGGATCACGCCCACCCGCGGCCGGCCGGCGGTCACGCGACCCTCCAATCCTGCGTGAGGGCGCGCACGCGCGCGAGGAGATCCTCCCCATCCAGGGTGACGAGATGCTGCGCCGCCACCACGTGGCGGCCGTGCACCCACACATCCGTCACCGCCTGATGCGACATCGCGTACACCACGCTCTTGAGGAGGTTCGCGCGCGGATGCAGCGACGGATGGGTGAGGTCCACCGCGACCAGGTCCGCGAGCCGCCCGGGTGCGATGGCGCCGGCGGCGAGGCGGACGAGCCCCGCGCCGCCCGCCGTGCCCATGGCGAAGGCTTCCTCGGCGGGGAGCCGCGTGCCGTCGAGGTGCCGGACCTTCTGGAGCAGCGACGCCATGCGCATCTCCTCGAAGACGCTCAGGCGATTGTTGGTGCAGCCGCCATCGGTGCCCAGGCCGATGCGGATGCCGCGCGCGCGCATCTCGGTGATGCGGGTGATCCCGTCGCCCAGCACCATGTTCGACGACGGGCAATAGGCGAGGCCGGCGCCTCGCTCGGCCATCAGCGCGATCTCGGCGTCATCGAGCCATACGCAGTGCACGCCGATCATGCGCGGCCCCAGCACGCCTAGCTTCTCGAGATACCGGATCGGCGTGGCGCCGTGCTCGGCCAGGGTGCGCTGTCCCTCGTACTGGCCTTCCGCCACGTGGATGTGGAACGGGGTGTCCAGCGCCTCGGCCACCTCCCAGCCGGCGCGGATCATGGCCGGCGATGCGCCGTGCGGGCTGTGCGGAGCGGGCTGGACGGCGACGAGCGGGTCGCCCGCGTGCTCGGCGTGGAGCTCACGGGTGCGGCGCGCCGCGTCCGCGGGCGACTCGCGGTAGCGGGCGGGCGCACCGTCCCAGTCGTACATCGTGCGCGCGAGCACCAGCCGGATCCCGGTGTCGCGCGCGGCCCGGATCACCGCGCGCGCGTTGTCGTTGCCGGCGTCCTGCAAGTAGAAAAAGTCCACGCAGGTCGTGGCGCCGTGGATCAGCATCTCGGCGAAGGCGAAGGCCGCGCCGAGATAGATGCCGTCGGTGTCCAGCCGCGTGGAGAACGGGTAGAGCACGCGGTCGCGCCAGGCCATGAAGTCCATGTCGTCGCCCAGCCCGCGCAGGAGCGACTGGAAGGTGTGACAGTGCGCGTTGACGGTGCCGGGCACGAGCGCCCGCCCGGGCAAGCGGACGAGATCGTCCGCGAAGGCCGCGTCGCCCCAC
Above is a genomic segment from Candidatus Methylomirabilota bacterium containing:
- a CDS encoding phosphomannomutase/phosphoglucomutase, translated to MTELNPFIFRAYDVRGKVGVDIRPDVFEPIGRAYATLVRRRGGRTVALGMDNRLSSPPLKEAFAAGVLAAGVDVVDLGLNHTPLMYFATAHWTLDGGATVTGSHNPVTDNGVKMVHAGAAPLTEDEIQGLLATIRSGDFATGQGRRIPRDPREDYFHAITTRVRLARPLKVVVDAGNGIAGSFAPELLRRLGCEVDALYCDSDGSFPNHLPDPEMEENVHDLVARVREIRADVGIAYDGDADRVGVIDERGRRHEADLILALLARDLLRRHPGAPVVFDVKCSQILVDDIRAHGGRPIMWKTGHSHLKRKMREDGILLGGEVSGHMFFGENWYGVDDGILASCKLLELVARDGRPVSAHFDTLPHLVATPELKAPCADDRKFPLVEELAREFRARYETVEIDGVRIIFPEGWGLVRASNTNPYLTLRFEARSQTALDAMMREVYAALRRYPYVTLPA
- a CDS encoding PilZ domain-containing protein — translated: MRAPACPSCGSGLVGRTHRKGLYERLASLAYIYPFRCQACQRRFRRFRWRERYVRVHLDRRDLDRVPCQIPVTFRWKNGGQGEGMIRDISTAGCAIETRAMVPVGALLLLQMSPEGGPPVDVDVGEARAQRGGFVGVRFVKIADTHAESLRGMILRLAAARHG
- a CDS encoding amidohydrolase; this translates as MRLAPELVLVDGRFESGRAVEIADGRITGIVPFPPPWGDAAFADDLVRLPGRALVPGTVNAHCHTFQSLLRGLGDDMDFMAWRDRVLYPFSTRLDTDGIYLGAAFAFAEMLIHGATTCVDFFYLQDAGNDNARAVIRAARDTGIRLVLARTMYDWDGAPARYRESPADAARRTRELHAEHAGDPLVAVQPAPHSPHGASPAMIRAGWEVAEALDTPFHIHVAEGQYEGQRTLAEHGATPIRYLEKLGVLGPRMIGVHCVWLDDAEIALMAERGAGLAYCPSSNMVLGDGITRITEMRARGIRIGLGTDGGCTNNRLSVFEEMRMASLLQKVRHLDGTRLPAEEAFAMGTAGGAGLVRLAAGAIAPGRLADLVAVDLTHPSLHPRANLLKSVVYAMSHQAVTDVWVHGRHVVAAQHLVTLDGEDLLARVRALTQDWRVA
- a CDS encoding RidA family protein; this encodes MPTTIEPYCAPTVFNPPTYTQAVKVTGAQTILFIAGQVAYDAGGKPAHRGDFAAQARAVFQALKAQVEAGGGTLANVVKINTYLTDIRHRADLVPIREEFFGKKTLASTLVAVAALAQPEWLIEVEAVAVI
- a CDS encoding inositol monophosphatase family protein: MAAVAAPRHPTVVAAVEAARAAGEIAMRYYRGGFEVTIKPDQTPVTQADREAEETITALLRRAFPDVGFLGEEFGQQGPTDRRWIIDPIDGTKNFVRHLPIWAVLIALEEHGEVTTGVVLNPVTGDLFWARRGEGAYANGQRLRVSECAAMKDALLLHSSLSLLRRTPYWPGFVRLIDATSRTRGFGDYYGYCLVAEGKGEVYVEADLKPWDVAPMKILVEEAGGRLTDFAGRPNIYDGTVVATNGRLHEETLRLLRPAP
- a CDS encoding carboxymuconolactone decarboxylase family protein; this translates as MDEALKEKTRKTAQMLFHSIKGGVGFDLWKQFDRDLARELSTFFTGKLYSREVISQKQRELCAVASLTVLNRGNELRAHIHAALNVGATRQEVAEVIFQQVTYGGMPVVVEALVICKAVLEERGEWQP
- a CDS encoding alpha/beta fold hydrolase, translating into MPKEFVLVHGASHGAWCWDDVAVVLRRAGHRVITLDLPGHGRRAAEAGRASMEAYGRAVADVMAREGVSRSILVGHSMGGPVIQKAAEMATGRIAHLVFLAAVVLPSGGSLECVHLTPVGRALMHGLAAARGDGTFAYPAETAWARWMGDLPRSHPTVARALASLTPQPLRPFVERIDYSVFERLPVPRTYLRCLGDLAVVPARAAAYAARLGVSPLDMKTAHDPMLSAPEALARLLEKIPA
- a CDS encoding menaquinone biosynthesis protein, which produces MTAGRPRVGVIPYLNCEPFFTHLAGFPTLALPPRQLGEALERGEADTAPLSLADFLRLESVLDGLPFGIATNGAARSVFLFSDRGPGELEGAVVGVTTETATSVEILRILLAQRYRVTPRTWTTPGPACDAMLLIGDAAIRELTAPRRWSYVVDLGTEWTEWTGLPCVFARWGIRRALPAAERAAFAAALDTSLTRGLADLPAIAARRRDTGWSEAEVITYLASFAYRLGPAEERAIAEFRRRRALLG
- a CDS encoding PilZ domain-containing protein, with the protein product MAVPHCPRCRSEEVDRVSREGLLERLASLIYVYPFRCRDCLHRFHAFQWGQRYVRYRRERRRDERLPVDFWTTLWLEQGGQPARVRDLSIGGLALETQADIQPGQHLDLDLQPAHGERPIRVEVAVVRTIQSGKVALQFVGVKHEGDERLRRFLTGHQRDTPHGQAP